Proteins from one Arsenophonus apicola genomic window:
- a CDS encoding cytochrome o ubiquinol oxidase subunit III has translation MSTNSITNQHIAHENHGHHDIGATKVFGFWIYLMSDLILFACLFATYVVLVNGTAGGPTGKDIFNLNFVLVETFLLLFSSITYGFAMLAMYKQKINLVKLWLLITFLLGLGFVIMEIYEFHELIAEGYGPDRSAFLSAFFTLVSTHGIHVSFGLAWIIIMIIHISRHGLTAVNQTRLSCLSLFWHFLDVVWICVFTVVYLLGALA, from the coding sequence ATGTCAACTAATTCAATAACTAATCAACATATTGCCCATGAAAATCATGGGCATCATGACATAGGCGCAACAAAAGTATTTGGTTTTTGGATCTATTTAATGAGTGATTTGATCCTGTTTGCTTGCCTGTTTGCTACCTATGTTGTTCTAGTTAATGGTACTGCCGGCGGCCCGACAGGAAAGGATATTTTTAACCTCAATTTTGTATTGGTCGAAACCTTCCTGTTATTGTTTAGTAGCATCACTTATGGATTTGCGATGCTGGCGATGTATAAGCAGAAAATAAATCTAGTTAAGTTATGGCTACTGATTACTTTTTTACTCGGATTAGGTTTTGTTATCATGGAAATTTACGAATTCCATGAGCTGATTGCTGAGGGTTATGGGCCTGATCGCAGCGCTTTCCTTTCCGCTTTCTTCACCCTAGTTAGTACTCACGGTATTCATGTAAGCTTTGGATTAGCCTGGATTATTATCATGATTATCCATATCTCACGTCATGGCCTCACTGCCGTCAATCAGACTCGTTTAAGTTGTTTAAGTCTTTTTTGGCACTTCTTAGATGTTGTTTGGATCTGTGTATTCACCGTTGTTTATCTGTTGGGGGCCCTTGCATGA
- a CDS encoding cytochrome o ubiquinol oxidase subunit IV — protein MSYTNTPHSGASHGSMKTYLIGFILSIILTVVPFWMVMNSPASHDTILWIVIGAAIAQILVHLVCFLHMNTFSDDRWNLVAFLFTMLIIGIVVIGSLWIMYNLNINMMLD, from the coding sequence ATGAGTTACACCAATACACCGCACTCTGGTGCTAGCCACGGCAGTATGAAGACCTATCTAATTGGCTTTATACTCTCGATAATTTTAACGGTTGTCCCGTTTTGGATGGTAATGAATAGTCCTGCATCTCATGACACTATCCTGTGGATCGTTATTGGTGCGGCAATTGCCCAGATCCTGGTACATCTTGTCTGTTTCTTACATATGAATACCTTTTCAGATGACCGTTGGAATCTTGTTGCCTTCCTGTTCACGATGCTAATCATTGGCATTGTTGTTATTGGCTCTCTGTGGATAATGTATAACCTGAACATCAATATGATGCTCGACTAA
- the cyoE gene encoding heme o synthase, whose product MMKQYLQVTKPGIIFGNLISVIGGFLLAAKGIIDYPLFMTTLLGVSLVVASGCVFNNYIDRDIDRMMERTKNRPLVKGLIDPKFCLIYASILGIAGIALLYIATNALAALLAVIGFVIYVGIYSLYMKRKSVYGTLVGSLSGAAPPVIGYCAVSDQFDMGALILLLIFSLWQMPHSYAIAIFRFKDYQTANIPVLPVIKGISVAKTHIFLYILAFMVATIMLAISGYAGYKYLIVAAAVSLWWLGMAVSGFKNQNDDHLWARKLFIFSIVAITSLSVMMSIDPTVTAKQSFVYLK is encoded by the coding sequence CTGATGAAGCAATATCTACAAGTGACCAAACCAGGTATTATTTTCGGTAATCTAATTTCTGTTATTGGCGGTTTTCTGCTCGCGGCTAAAGGGATAATTGATTACCCGCTATTTATGACTACATTACTCGGCGTATCTCTAGTCGTCGCTTCTGGTTGTGTTTTTAACAACTATATCGACCGAGATATCGACCGAATGATGGAGAGAACCAAAAATCGACCTTTAGTTAAAGGACTTATTGATCCGAAATTTTGCCTAATTTATGCCAGCATACTGGGTATTGCTGGCATAGCTTTGCTCTATATTGCCACCAATGCCTTAGCGGCTCTGCTTGCCGTTATCGGCTTTGTTATTTATGTCGGTATTTATAGCCTCTATATGAAACGTAAATCGGTTTATGGCACCCTAGTAGGCAGTTTATCCGGCGCTGCACCGCCAGTTATTGGTTACTGCGCTGTTTCTGATCAATTTGATATGGGAGCATTGATTCTGCTATTGATTTTTAGTTTATGGCAAATGCCACACTCTTATGCGATTGCTATTTTTCGTTTCAAAGATTATCAAACTGCCAATATTCCGGTGCTACCAGTGATTAAAGGAATTTCCGTCGCCAAAACTCATATCTTTTTATATATCCTGGCTTTTATGGTAGCCACGATTATGCTCGCCATTAGCGGCTATGCCGGCTACAAATATCTTATTGTTGCTGCTGCGGTGAGTTTATGGTGGCTTGGTATGGCAGTTTCTGGTTTTAAAAATCAGAATGATGATCATCTTTGGGCACGAAAATTGTTTATTTTCTCTATCGTGGCAATTACTTCTCTCAGCGTCATGATGTCTATTGATCCAACTGTTACCGCTAAACAGTCTTTTGTCTATCTCAAATAA
- a CDS encoding MFS transporter, whose translation MNNSIMTPRELKAIWGLGAVFTLRMLGMFMVLPILTSYGLELKDANELLLGLAIGIYGISQAICQIPFGLMSDRFGRKQLIIAGLLIFIAGSVIAAITDSIWGIIIGRALQGAGAISAAIMALLSDLTSEQNRTKAMAFMGISFGITFAIAIVLGPIITHAIGLHGLFWGISLLALGGILITRFVIPDCQYHMVNRETHFIKNSVQRVINNRQLLKLNFGIFCLHTLLMANFVALPLVLIDSGLPTNQHWKIYLITLLIAFITVLPFVIYAEKQQRMKQVFLLCISILFISELTFCFSNQQVWLIVLGLQLFFIAFNVMEALLPSLISKEAPAGYKGTAMGLYSTSQFLGVALGGILGGWLFQLNGASLVFMAGLILCACWFFISLNMHQPAYISSIRLILPQKIKDFNLLHTQLINEPGVHEVMLDLKALSAYIKIDKKMISRMQLETIINNQ comes from the coding sequence ATGAATAACAGTATAATGACACCAAGAGAATTAAAGGCAATCTGGGGGTTAGGAGCAGTATTCACATTACGTATGCTAGGCATGTTTATGGTATTACCCATACTAACAAGCTACGGACTTGAACTAAAAGATGCTAACGAATTATTACTTGGTCTGGCTATTGGCATTTATGGTATAAGTCAGGCAATCTGCCAAATCCCTTTTGGTCTAATGTCCGACCGATTTGGTCGTAAGCAATTAATTATCGCCGGCTTGCTTATTTTTATTGCTGGTAGTGTGATCGCAGCCATTACAGATTCCATCTGGGGTATTATTATTGGCCGTGCTTTACAAGGCGCAGGCGCCATTTCTGCTGCCATTATGGCATTACTTTCCGATCTGACTAGCGAGCAAAATAGAACCAAAGCGATGGCTTTTATGGGAATAAGCTTTGGTATCACTTTTGCTATTGCGATTGTTCTTGGCCCGATTATTACTCATGCTATCGGTCTCCATGGTCTGTTTTGGGGAATAAGCTTACTTGCTTTGGGTGGAATATTGATAACTCGTTTCGTTATACCTGACTGTCAATACCATATGGTTAATCGTGAAACACATTTTATAAAAAATAGTGTCCAAAGAGTCATTAATAATCGCCAACTCCTTAAACTTAATTTTGGTATATTTTGTTTACATACCCTGCTGATGGCAAATTTTGTTGCTTTACCGTTAGTGCTTATCGATTCAGGCCTACCAACTAACCAACATTGGAAAATATATTTAATCACTTTACTTATTGCTTTTATCACGGTTCTACCTTTTGTTATCTATGCTGAAAAGCAACAGCGAATGAAACAAGTTTTCCTATTATGTATTAGCATCTTATTTATATCTGAATTAACGTTTTGTTTTTCTAATCAACAGGTTTGGTTAATCGTGCTTGGTCTGCAACTGTTTTTTATTGCATTTAATGTTATGGAGGCATTATTACCTTCACTTATTAGTAAAGAAGCGCCTGCCGGATATAAAGGAACCGCGATGGGGCTCTATTCAACCAGTCAGTTTCTCGGCGTTGCGTTAGGCGGGATTTTAGGCGGATGGCTTTTTCAATTAAATGGCGCTTCCTTAGTTTTTATGGCCGGCTTAATACTTTGTGCATGCTGGTTTTTTATTAGCTTAAATATGCATCAACCTGCTTATATCAGTAGTATTCGCTTAATTTTACCCCAAAAAATCAAAGATTTTAATTTACTACACACTCAATTAATCAATGAACCGGGTGTGCATGAAGTAATGCTCGATCTTAAAGCGCTTAGCGCCTACATTAAAATAGATAAAAAAATGATTAGTCGGATGCAGTTGGAAACTATCATTAATAACCAATAG
- a CDS encoding YajQ family cyclic di-GMP-binding protein, whose amino-acid sequence MPSFDIVSEIDMHEVCNAVENAQRELASRWDFRNVEASFELNEKNESIKVTSVSDFQVNQLVDILREKLAKRGIDGAVSNISDDIVHSGKTYSLEASLLQGIDSVMAKKITKLIKESKLKVQAQIQGEQVRVTGKSRNDLQSVITLVREAELGQPFQFTNFRD is encoded by the coding sequence ATGCCATCATTTGATATAGTTTCTGAAATTGACATGCATGAAGTCTGTAATGCTGTTGAAAATGCGCAACGTGAATTAGCTAGTCGTTGGGATTTTCGCAATGTTGAAGCCAGTTTTGAATTAAATGAAAAGAATGAATCCATTAAAGTGACGAGTGTGTCCGACTTTCAAGTAAATCAATTAGTAGATATTTTACGCGAGAAATTAGCTAAACGTGGAATAGATGGTGCTGTTTCAAATATATCTGACGATATTGTTCATAGTGGGAAAACCTATAGCCTTGAGGCTTCATTATTACAAGGTATTGATTCGGTCATGGCAAAAAAGATCACTAAACTAATTAAAGAGAGTAAATTGAAAGTTCAAGCGCAAATTCAGGGGGAACAAGTGCGAGTAACCGGTAAGTCACGAAATGATTTACAATCTGTGATCACATTAGTGCGAGAGGCAGAACTTGGTCAACCCTTTCAATTTACTAATTTTCGTGACTAA
- the yajL gene encoding protein deglycase YajL: MSPTVLVCLTHGSEEIEAVTAIDLLTRAEISVTTASSADNGELVLTCSRGVKIVADTQLVKIIEQDFDAIVLPGGLKGAEAFRDNPLIIEKIRQSHHQGKIIAAICAVPAIVLEHHNLFPIGNMTGYPALQSKIASHKRVDSRVYYDERVKLLTSQGPATAIDFSLKLIELLVGKKQAAEVAAQLVLPPGIYNYAN; this comes from the coding sequence ATGTCACCAACCGTTCTCGTTTGCCTGACGCACGGTAGCGAAGAAATCGAAGCTGTAACAGCAATTGATCTATTAACTAGAGCCGAGATCTCAGTAACAACCGCTAGTAGCGCAGATAATGGCGAATTGGTATTAACTTGCTCAAGAGGAGTAAAAATTGTTGCCGACACTCAGTTAGTCAAGATTATTGAACAAGATTTTGATGCCATCGTATTACCTGGTGGATTAAAAGGAGCAGAAGCGTTTCGTGATAATCCGCTGATCATTGAAAAAATTCGCCAGTCCCATCATCAGGGTAAAATCATTGCCGCTATTTGTGCCGTACCTGCCATCGTATTAGAACACCATAATTTATTTCCCATTGGCAATATGACAGGTTATCCTGCTTTACAAAGTAAAATTGCCAGCCATAAACGCGTTGATTCTCGTGTCTACTATGATGAACGGGTAAAACTACTTACTAGTCAAGGGCCTGCCACAGCTATTGATTTTTCACTTAAACTTATCGAACTACTGGTTGGCAAAAAACAGGCAGCGGAAGTTGCTGCACAACTTGTCCTGCCACCTGGTATTTACAATTATGCTAATTAA
- the thiI gene encoding tRNA uracil 4-sulfurtransferase ThiI, whose amino-acid sequence MKFIIKLFPEITIKSQSVRLRFIKILASNILNILKVLDAEITVTRHWDNIVVRAKKNTYYDEICDALTRIPGIHHILLVEEYQFRDLHHIFELAYATYAESLTNNTFCVRVKRRGKHDFSSIEVERYVGGGLNQHISSAKVKLNQPDITVNLEIENDKVMLVKSRIQGIGGFPIGTQEDVLSLISGGFDSGVSSYMLMRRGCRVHYCFFNLGGASHEIGVKQVAYHLWHRFGRSHKVRFVAIDFAPIVSEILTKIDDGQMGVVLKRMMMRTASIIAERYGVQALVTGEALGQVSSQTLTNLRLIDNVTDTLILRPLISHDKEHIINLAREIGTAEFAHTMPEYCGVISKKPTVKAVKAKIEAQEANFDFTLLDHVISTAQNIDIRQIMNDSQEETPAVEVVSTFSVDDIILDIRSPDEQEARPLKLAGVNIKLLPFYKLNSQFGELPPQKPYLLYCERGVMSRLQALYLHEQGFKNVKVYRP is encoded by the coding sequence ATGAAGTTTATTATTAAACTATTTCCTGAAATTACCATCAAAAGCCAGTCTGTGCGGTTGCGCTTTATTAAGATCTTGGCTAGCAATATTCTTAATATATTAAAGGTATTAGATGCGGAAATTACCGTTACTCGCCATTGGGATAACATCGTAGTTCGCGCTAAAAAAAACACATATTATGATGAAATTTGTGATGCCTTAACAAGAATTCCTGGCATCCATCATATTCTGTTAGTTGAAGAATATCAATTCCGTGATCTCCACCATATTTTTGAGTTGGCTTATGCCACTTATGCTGAATCGCTAACCAATAATACCTTTTGTGTGCGCGTTAAGCGTCGCGGTAAGCACGATTTTAGTTCAATTGAAGTAGAACGTTACGTTGGTGGCGGATTAAATCAACATATTTCGTCGGCTAAGGTGAAACTCAATCAGCCTGATATCACCGTGAATCTTGAAATTGAAAACGATAAAGTCATGCTGGTTAAATCCCGAATTCAAGGAATTGGTGGTTTTCCTATCGGTACACAAGAAGATGTTTTATCGCTGATATCTGGTGGCTTTGATTCTGGGGTGTCTAGCTACATGCTAATGCGACGTGGCTGCCGAGTTCATTACTGCTTTTTTAATCTAGGTGGCGCCAGCCACGAGATTGGTGTCAAACAGGTTGCTTACCATCTTTGGCATCGTTTTGGTCGTTCACATAAAGTGCGTTTTGTGGCGATAGATTTTGCGCCAATTGTAAGCGAAATTCTTACAAAGATTGATGACGGCCAGATGGGAGTAGTCCTAAAAAGGATGATGATGCGTACCGCATCGATAATAGCAGAACGTTATGGGGTTCAAGCGTTAGTAACCGGTGAAGCGTTAGGACAAGTTTCTAGTCAGACATTAACCAATCTACGTTTAATTGATAATGTTACAGATACCTTGATTTTACGGCCATTAATTTCACATGATAAAGAACATATTATTAACCTAGCTCGTGAGATAGGGACGGCAGAATTTGCGCATACTATGCCCGAATATTGTGGTGTGATCTCGAAAAAGCCAACGGTGAAAGCAGTAAAAGCGAAAATTGAAGCGCAGGAAGCAAATTTTGATTTTACGCTGCTTGATCATGTTATTAGTACAGCACAAAATATTGATATTCGTCAGATAATGAATGACAGTCAAGAGGAAACGCCAGCAGTAGAAGTAGTTAGTACATTTTCTGTTGATGATATTATTTTGGATATTCGTTCCCCGGATGAACAGGAAGCTCGCCCACTCAAGCTGGCAGGTGTTAACATCAAGCTACTGCCATTTTATAAGCTCAATAGCCAATTTGGTGAGTTACCACCGCAAAAACCTTATTTACTCTATTGCGAGCGTGGAGTTATGAGTCGCTTACAAGCACTTTATTTACATGAACAGGGTTTTAAAAATGTAAAAGTGTATCGACCTTAA
- the xseB gene encoding exodeoxyribonuclease VII small subunit yields the protein MAKKKISDRQDPLSFETSLTALEQIVSRLESGELPLEKALSEFEQGIQLARQGQKALQQAEQRVQILLQDDDNAPLDNFTPEDK from the coding sequence ATGGCTAAAAAGAAAATATCTGATAGACAAGATCCGCTATCTTTTGAAACTTCACTTACCGCGTTAGAGCAGATTGTCTCGCGCTTAGAGTCAGGCGAACTTCCGCTAGAAAAAGCATTAAGTGAATTTGAACAGGGGATCCAATTAGCCAGGCAAGGCCAGAAAGCGTTGCAACAGGCAGAACAGCGGGTTCAAATTTTGTTACAAGACGATGACAATGCACCATTAGATAACTTTACGCCGGAAGATAAATAA
- the ispA gene encoding (2E,6E)-farnesyl diphosphate synthase: protein MPEIVTLSFADQRQWVHDRVNKTLLNQFQRFRFNQSQLVTAMEYGTLLGGKRLRPFLVYAIGDMLNVAVENLDVLAAAVECIHAFSLIHDDLPAMDNDNLRRGQPTCHISFGEAHAILAGDALQTLAFDILSRSAMPDVSDTNRLAMIAELATATGAAGMCGGQALDMESEGQQIDLATLESIHHHKTGVLIRAAIRISALAAGNQGYNLLPLLDNYANAIGLLFQVHDDILDVTGDTVILGKNQGSDEKHKKSTYPSLIGLEQAQKKANNLYEQALDTLYILEQQYGLNTETLKNLTHFIIKRKN, encoded by the coding sequence ATGCCTGAAATAGTGACACTTTCTTTTGCCGATCAACGTCAGTGGGTACATGATCGCGTCAATAAAACACTACTAAACCAATTCCAGCGCTTTCGGTTTAATCAGAGTCAACTTGTTACGGCAATGGAATATGGCACATTGCTGGGTGGAAAACGACTAAGACCTTTTTTAGTTTACGCGATAGGTGATATGTTAAATGTTGCTGTGGAAAACCTGGATGTACTTGCTGCAGCTGTTGAATGTATTCATGCTTTTTCATTGATCCACGATGATTTACCAGCAATGGATAATGATAATCTACGCCGTGGCCAGCCTACCTGCCATATTTCTTTCGGTGAAGCCCATGCAATTTTAGCGGGTGATGCCCTGCAAACACTTGCCTTTGACATCTTGTCTCGTTCTGCTATGCCTGATGTTAGTGATACTAATCGCCTTGCCATGATAGCTGAGCTGGCTACTGCTACTGGTGCAGCAGGCATGTGTGGTGGCCAAGCGCTTGATATGGAATCAGAAGGTCAACAGATTGATCTCGCAACACTGGAATCAATCCATCATCATAAAACAGGTGTTTTAATTCGTGCCGCCATCAGAATTAGTGCACTTGCAGCTGGCAACCAAGGCTACAACTTACTACCATTATTAGATAATTATGCCAATGCGATTGGACTGTTATTTCAAGTCCATGATGATATTCTTGATGTTACTGGTGATACCGTCATTTTAGGTAAAAATCAGGGTTCTGATGAAAAACATAAAAAAAGTACCTATCCATCATTAATCGGTCTTGAACAAGCACAAAAAAAAGCGAACAATCTATATGAACAAGCACTGGATACACTCTATATATTAGAACAACAGTATGGACTTAATACGGAAACACTAAAAAACTTAACACATTTTATTATCAAACGAAAAAACTAA
- the dxs gene encoding 1-deoxy-D-xylulose-5-phosphate synthase translates to MSIDIASYPTLALIDTPEELRLLPKESLIKLCEELRQFLLNSVSRSSGHFASGLGAIELTVALHYVYKTPFDNLIWDVGHQAYPHKILTGRRDRIGTIRQKNGLHPFPWRAESEYDILSVGHSSTSISAGLGLAVAAEYENKDRKTVCVIGDGAITAGMAFEAMNHAGDIHKDILVILNDNEMSISENVGALNNHLAQLLSGNLYTCLREGGKKVFSNIPSIKELLKKTEEHLKGMMIPSTMFEELGFNYIGPIDGHDVLTLVQTLKNMRELKGPQFLHIMTKKGKGYEPAEKDPISWHAVPKFDPATFSLPKNSNKQLTFSQVFGDWLCQEATDDPKLMAITPAMREGSGMVEFSKTYPKQYFDVAIAEQHAVTFAAGLAIGGYKPVVAIYSTFLQRAYDQVIHDVAIQKLPILFAIDRAGVVGADGQTHQGAFDLSFLRCLPDMIIMSPSDENECRQMLHTGYHYQDGPVAVRYPRGTGSGATLQPLAKIPIGKGLICRQGKKIAILNFGTLLAEAIKAAELLNATVVDMRFVKPLDETLLLEIAQTHKLLVTLEENAIMGGAGSGVNEFLLKAHHIMPIINLGLPDHYIPQGSQAEILAKLGLNSAGIVKSINNYYAK, encoded by the coding sequence ATGAGTATTGATATCGCTTCCTATCCAACTTTAGCATTAATAGACACACCGGAAGAATTAAGACTTTTACCAAAAGAAAGTCTTATCAAATTATGTGAAGAGTTGCGACAATTTTTATTAAATAGTGTTAGTCGTTCCAGTGGGCATTTCGCTTCTGGACTAGGAGCCATTGAACTCACTGTCGCTTTACACTATGTATATAAAACCCCCTTTGATAATCTTATCTGGGATGTCGGCCACCAGGCATATCCACATAAGATATTAACTGGTCGCCGCGACCGTATTGGTACAATACGACAAAAAAATGGCTTACACCCTTTCCCCTGGCGAGCAGAAAGTGAATATGACATTCTTAGCGTTGGTCATTCCTCTACTTCCATCAGTGCGGGACTCGGCCTGGCGGTAGCGGCAGAATATGAAAATAAAGATCGCAAAACGGTTTGTGTTATTGGTGATGGTGCCATTACAGCAGGTATGGCTTTTGAAGCAATGAATCATGCAGGTGATATTCACAAAGATATACTAGTGATCCTCAATGACAATGAAATGTCAATTTCAGAAAACGTTGGTGCATTAAATAATCATTTGGCACAACTGTTATCTGGCAATCTATATACTTGCTTACGTGAGGGTGGAAAAAAGGTATTTTCTAATATCCCATCCATTAAGGAATTATTAAAGAAAACCGAAGAGCATCTTAAAGGAATGATGATCCCAAGTACTATGTTTGAAGAATTGGGGTTTAACTACATTGGTCCAATTGATGGCCATGATGTACTTACATTAGTACAAACATTAAAAAATATGCGTGAGTTAAAAGGCCCGCAGTTTTTACATATCATGACTAAAAAAGGCAAGGGTTATGAACCGGCCGAAAAAGATCCTATCAGCTGGCATGCCGTGCCTAAATTTGATCCAGCAACGTTTAGCCTACCCAAAAACAGTAATAAGCAATTAACTTTTTCACAGGTTTTTGGCGATTGGTTATGCCAAGAAGCAACCGATGATCCTAAACTGATGGCAATTACGCCAGCCATGCGAGAAGGATCGGGCATGGTTGAGTTTTCTAAAACCTATCCTAAACAATATTTTGATGTAGCAATTGCAGAACAACACGCTGTGACTTTTGCTGCTGGCCTTGCCATTGGAGGCTACAAGCCTGTCGTTGCCATTTATTCAACTTTTTTACAACGTGCGTATGATCAAGTGATCCATGATGTGGCCATTCAAAAGTTGCCTATTCTGTTTGCTATCGATCGAGCTGGAGTTGTGGGAGCCGATGGACAAACCCATCAAGGTGCTTTCGATTTATCATTCTTACGTTGCCTACCTGATATGATCATTATGTCACCTAGTGATGAAAACGAATGCCGTCAAATGTTACATACGGGTTATCACTACCAGGATGGCCCTGTGGCAGTTCGTTATCCAAGAGGAACGGGTTCTGGTGCCACTCTACAACCACTAGCAAAAATTCCAATTGGTAAAGGGCTAATTTGCCGCCAAGGAAAAAAAATTGCCATCCTCAACTTTGGAACATTGCTTGCTGAAGCTATAAAAGCAGCAGAATTACTGAATGCCACGGTGGTTGATATGCGGTTTGTAAAACCGTTAGACGAAACATTGCTACTGGAGATAGCTCAAACTCATAAGCTATTGGTCACATTAGAAGAAAATGCAATTATGGGGGGAGCAGGTAGCGGCGTTAATGAATTTTTATTAAAAGCGCATCACATTATGCCTATTATCAATCTCGGCTTACCAGATCACTATATTCCACAAGGAAGTCAAGCAGAAATTCTGGCTAAGCTTGGGCTTAATTCAGCTGGAATTGTTAAATCAATTAACAACTATTACGCCAAATAA
- the pgpA gene encoding phosphatidylglycerophosphatase A: MTDAKSRLKLSNPWHLLATGFGSGLSPIIPGTMGSLAAIPFWLLMYWLLPVWLCWLIILFGFAVGIVICQRTSDDMQVHDHGSIVWDEFIGMWMTLMAIPLVNWQWVLIAFVLFRFFDMLKPWPIGWFDRQVGGGLGIMLDDIIAAIFAIVIIAALVHWFPTFLYQ; the protein is encoded by the coding sequence ATGACTGATGCCAAATCACGCTTAAAACTGTCAAATCCTTGGCATCTATTGGCAACCGGATTCGGTAGTGGTTTATCACCTATCATCCCTGGAACCATGGGATCCTTAGCGGCTATTCCGTTCTGGCTACTTATGTATTGGCTGTTACCGGTTTGGTTATGTTGGTTAATTATTTTATTTGGTTTTGCTGTTGGCATTGTTATTTGTCAACGAACATCTGATGATATGCAAGTTCACGACCACGGTAGTATTGTTTGGGATGAATTTATTGGCATGTGGATGACCCTTATGGCGATACCGTTGGTTAATTGGCAGTGGGTATTGATCGCATTTGTGCTTTTCCGCTTTTTTGACATGTTAAAACCTTGGCCTATTGGTTGGTTTGATCGGCAAGTAGGCGGAGGATTAGGTATCATGTTAGATGATATCATTGCGGCCATTTTTGCTATTGTGATCATAGCTGCTCTTGTTCACTGGTTTCCTACATTTTTATATCAGTGA
- the thiL gene encoding thiamine-phosphate kinase, producing MVCGEFDIIARYFNRQQQNRHDVNIGIGDDCALITIPEKQQLAITTDTLVAGIHFLDSISPEDLAYKSLAVNLSDLAAMGADPAWVSLALTLPQINEDWLARFSSSLFEQLNYYEMQLIGGDTTRGPMSLTYTAHGLIPIGKSLTRSGACNGDWIYVTGTLGDSAAGLAILQSQLVVDDVKDRHFLLQRHLRPQPRILQGQALRHLASSAIDISDGLISDLGHILKISGRGAKIKLDFLPLSDALRRQVTSEQALSWALSGGEDYELCFTVPEINRGALESALAHTGANFHCIGQITPESEGIRYFHGNKEVSPDLAGFDHFIEEACYD from the coding sequence ATGGTTTGTGGCGAATTTGATATCATCGCACGTTATTTTAATCGTCAACAGCAAAATCGGCATGACGTTAATATCGGCATTGGTGATGATTGTGCATTGATAACAATACCGGAAAAACAGCAATTAGCAATTACTACTGATACACTAGTTGCTGGTATCCATTTCCTTGATAGTATTTCACCAGAAGATTTAGCCTACAAATCTTTAGCGGTTAATTTGAGTGATTTAGCCGCTATGGGTGCCGATCCTGCCTGGGTTTCTCTGGCGTTAACATTGCCACAAATCAATGAAGATTGGTTGGCAAGATTTAGTTCTAGCCTATTTGAACAGCTTAATTATTATGAAATGCAGCTTATTGGTGGCGATACAACCCGTGGGCCAATGAGTCTAACCTATACTGCCCATGGTTTGATTCCTATAGGTAAATCACTAACACGGTCAGGTGCCTGTAATGGTGATTGGATTTATGTCACCGGAACATTGGGAGATAGTGCAGCAGGTCTGGCGATTTTACAATCTCAGTTGGTTGTTGATGATGTAAAAGATCGTCATTTTTTGCTCCAGCGTCATTTAAGGCCACAGCCACGTATTTTGCAAGGCCAGGCTTTACGCCATCTTGCTTCTTCAGCGATAGATATTTCTGATGGCTTGATTTCTGATCTCGGTCATATTCTAAAAATTAGTGGCCGTGGCGCTAAAATTAAATTGGATTTTTTACCATTATCCGACGCATTGCGCAGACAAGTTACCTCAGAGCAGGCATTAAGCTGGGCGTTAAGTGGTGGAGAAGATTATGAACTGTGCTTTACCGTGCCAGAGATAAACCGTGGTGCATTAGAGTCAGCACTCGCCCATACTGGGGCAAACTTTCATTGTATTGGTCAGATCACACCAGAATCAGAAGGTATTCGCTATTTTCATGGCAATAAGGAAGTTTCACCTGATTTAGCCGGGTTTGATCATTTTATTGAGGAAGCTTGTTATGACTGA